A genomic region of Ictidomys tridecemlineatus isolate mIctTri1 chromosome 10, mIctTri1.hap1, whole genome shotgun sequence contains the following coding sequences:
- the LOC101963142 gene encoding mucin-3A — translation MEVSVDQEFSPDLSDNTSKAYRDFNKTFQDQMMKIYKGVQGFRAVKILSLRSGSIVVDYLVLLELSFSPKLESQYEKVKTVLKEELQSVIQDGDSCQHNQTLCFKPNSVKVNENIRTELTPKAICSRAAAKGYEEFYFPLVEQNRLRCVTNCTPGLDGAINCGQGQCLLERSGPVCRCFSTDTHWFSGSRCEMAIHWRALVGGLAGGAGVLLLLLGLLSVWLVRSRGKDRQRRGQSWDDDRQWFEIWDEDTVGTFSNIGFEDDRIVNDESFHVALDNVDTSTKVHIQRPEMASSSL, via the exons ATGGAGGTGTCTGTTGACCAGGAATTTTCTCCGGACCTCAGTGACAACACTTCCAAGGCCTACAGAGATTTCAACAAGACCTTCCAGGATCAG ATGATGAAGATTTACAAAGGCGTGCAGGGGTTCAGGGCTGTGAAAATCCTCTCCTTGAG GAGTGGCAGCATCGTGGTGGATTATCTGGTCCTACTGGAGCTGTCCTTCAGCCCGAAGTTGGAGAGCCAGTATGAAAAGGTGAAGACGGTCCTGAAGGAGGAGCTCCAAAGTGTCATTCAGGATGGGGACAGCTGCCAGCATAACCAGA CCCTGTGCTTTAAGCCTAACTCCGTCAAAGTGAATGAGAACATCAGGACAGAGCTGACCCCGAAAG ccatCTGTAGCAGAGCGGCTGCCAAGGGCTATGAGGAATTCTACTTCCCCCTGGTGGAGCAGAATCGGCTCCGTTGCGTCACCAACTGTACGCCCGGCTTGGACGGTGCCATCAACTGTGGACAGGGCCAATGCCTTCTGGAGAGGAGCGGTCCAGTGTGCAG atgtttctccactgacactcaTTGGTTCTCGGGGTCGCGTTGCGAGATGGCCATCCACTGGAGGGCGCTGGTCGGGGGCCTGGCAGGGGGCGCcggggtgctgctgctgctgctggggctgCTGAGCGTCTGGCTGGTGCGCTCCCGGGGAAAGGACCGCCAGCGCCGAGGACA GTCCTGGGACGACGACAGGCAATGGTTTGAGATCTGGGATGAAGACACCGTGGGGACTTTTTCCAACATTGGCTTCGAGGACGACAGAATAG tCAATGACGAAAGCTTCCACGTGGCCTTGGATAATGTGGACACCAGCACGAag GTACACATTCAGAGACCTGAGATGGCCTCATCCTCGCTCTGA